From one Melioribacteraceae bacterium genomic stretch:
- a CDS encoding metalloregulator ArsR/SmtB family transcription factor yields MKKEKIAPVCEVEIVDEKKVAQAQKKIADTEQVLEMAEIFKLLGEPTRLKIVLSLINSELCVCDLAAAVDSNVSTVSHQLRLLRNARLVKYRKDGKMVFYSIDDKHINDAIEKIKEHTEE; encoded by the coding sequence ATGAAAAAAGAAAAGATTGCGCCGGTTTGCGAAGTTGAAATTGTTGATGAAAAGAAAGTCGCGCAAGCCCAAAAGAAAATTGCCGATACTGAACAAGTTCTCGAGATGGCGGAAATTTTCAAATTACTTGGGGAACCAACTCGTTTGAAAATTGTTCTATCACTTATTAACAGCGAACTTTGTGTTTGCGATCTTGCAGCGGCGGTGGACTCAAATGTTTCAACTGTTTCGCATCAATTAAGATTATTAAGAAATGCGAGATTAGTTAAATATAGAAAAGATGGTAAAATGGTTTTTTATTCCATTGACGATAAACATATCAATGATGCGATTGAAAAAATTAAAGAACATACTGAAGAGTAA
- a CDS encoding CusA/CzcA family heavy metal efflux RND transporter, whose translation MNRIIDFALKNRLLISVLAIVVFAGGYFSYKNLPIDAFPDVSPSLVQVFTVTEGLAPEEVEKYVTFPIETSMNGLPNLENIRSVSNFGLSVVNIYFEDGTDIYFARQVVNERLQEAREQIPEGFGDPQMGPISTGMGLVLFYYLDDTTGKYSLTELRTIQDWIIKYQLQTVPGVTEVLGIGGWEKQFHVVVNPNALLRYDIAVNDLVDIIKKNNLNVGASFIEKDAEEFLVRSVGLATKIEDLENIVIKSEDGTPIYLDQVANIEIGGAVRRGLQTRNGIEEVISGQVIKLFGTNSSTVISDVEKKMEEINKTLPEGIEIVPYYEQKSLVEAAVNTVTNALLQGIALVAIVLILFMGSIRPSIVVAVSIPFSVLFAFIGMEYFGISINLMSFGGLAIAIGMMVDGSIVLVENVDRLKRESSPDENFIHIVAKASKEVLRPIIFSIIIIITVFIPLFTLQGVEGKTFRPLAYTIALAMLGSLIFAMLLAPVYSSFLLKKKRKKTNGDKQKENLIIRLLLKIYNPVIKFFVKNRIAAVVLGVIIIIAGIFLYPRLGSEFTPQLQEGTLIVKITMAPSISLNESKKTTMLIEKRIKEIPEVDETITRIGRGEVGAHTDPINSAESFIVFKDESMWRSGITLEKLESDIREKIEGFPGILVNFTQPIQMSVDELLEGVKAELAVKLFGEDLKSLKSNAEKIAGVLRTVRGAEDLQVDQVTGKPQLKITVDRHAIARYGLNLADVQQVIKTAIGGETSGQIFEGIRRFDIFVRLAPEYRNNKAVIKELLISTPTGMEVPLSQVADIEEIEGPRQITREQNQRFITIQCNVVGRDIGGFVEEAQQEIDAKVNLPVGYYTTWGGQYKLQQEANKRFAIVIPITLLIVFFLLYSSFNSMKNTLLIFINIPLALVGGIIALWLTDQNLSVPASVGFIALFGIALQNGMVLVTYLNQLLRERIPIDEASIEGAKLRLRPVLMTALTTMLGLMPLLIATGTGSEVQRPLATVVIGGLFTSTILTLIVLPALYKWFPVKVRTGEM comes from the coding sequence ATGAATAGAATAATAGATTTTGCGTTAAAAAACCGGCTGCTGATCTCTGTTCTAGCGATAGTTGTTTTTGCGGGCGGTTATTTTAGCTATAAAAATTTACCGATTGATGCATTCCCGGATGTATCTCCTTCGCTTGTTCAGGTCTTTACAGTTACCGAAGGACTTGCGCCCGAGGAAGTTGAAAAGTATGTAACTTTTCCTATCGAAACATCAATGAACGGGCTGCCGAATTTGGAAAACATTCGTTCCGTTTCAAACTTCGGTTTATCCGTAGTTAATATTTACTTCGAGGATGGGACGGATATTTATTTTGCAAGACAAGTTGTAAACGAAAGACTGCAGGAAGCTCGCGAGCAAATACCGGAAGGATTCGGCGACCCGCAAATGGGACCTATCTCAACCGGAATGGGTTTGGTTCTTTTTTATTATCTCGACGATACAACCGGTAAATATTCCCTTACCGAACTTAGAACCATCCAGGATTGGATTATTAAGTACCAGCTTCAAACCGTTCCCGGCGTTACCGAAGTACTCGGTATCGGCGGATGGGAAAAACAATTTCACGTAGTTGTGAATCCGAACGCATTACTACGATACGATATTGCAGTGAATGATCTGGTGGATATAATTAAGAAAAACAATCTGAACGTAGGAGCATCATTTATCGAAAAAGATGCCGAAGAATTTTTAGTCCGTTCGGTTGGACTCGCAACAAAAATTGAAGATCTGGAAAATATCGTAATTAAATCAGAAGACGGTACGCCTATTTATTTGGACCAAGTTGCGAATATTGAAATAGGCGGGGCGGTAAGGAGAGGACTTCAAACAAGAAACGGAATTGAGGAAGTGATATCCGGTCAGGTAATTAAACTTTTTGGAACAAACTCATCAACTGTAATCAGCGATGTTGAAAAAAAGATGGAAGAGATAAACAAAACTCTTCCCGAAGGAATAGAGATCGTTCCTTATTACGAGCAAAAATCACTTGTTGAAGCTGCCGTAAATACCGTCACCAATGCTCTATTACAAGGAATCGCACTTGTTGCAATTGTATTGATTTTGTTTATGGGATCGATAAGACCGAGTATTGTTGTTGCAGTTTCAATTCCATTTTCAGTTTTATTCGCATTTATCGGAATGGAGTATTTCGGTATTTCTATCAACTTAATGTCCTTCGGCGGGCTCGCAATCGCCATCGGAATGATGGTGGACGGGAGTATTGTACTTGTTGAAAATGTGGACAGGCTGAAACGGGAATCATCACCGGATGAAAATTTTATTCATATTGTTGCTAAAGCAAGTAAAGAAGTTCTGCGTCCCATTATCTTTTCTATAATAATTATTATTACTGTTTTCATTCCTTTGTTTACTTTACAGGGAGTTGAAGGTAAAACGTTCAGACCGCTCGCTTATACAATTGCTCTCGCTATGCTTGGTTCGTTGATCTTTGCAATGCTTTTAGCCCCGGTGTATTCTTCATTCCTATTAAAAAAGAAGAGGAAAAAAACTAATGGTGATAAACAGAAGGAGAATTTAATAATCCGGCTGCTGCTAAAAATTTATAATCCCGTTATTAAGTTTTTTGTAAAGAACCGGATTGCGGCGGTAGTTCTGGGAGTAATAATTATTATTGCAGGAATATTTCTTTACCCAAGGCTGGGATCGGAATTTACTCCTCAACTTCAAGAAGGTACTCTGATAGTAAAAATTACTATGGCTCCGTCCATATCCCTTAATGAAAGCAAAAAAACAACAATGCTTATTGAAAAAAGAATAAAAGAGATTCCAGAAGTTGACGAGACGATTACAAGAATTGGGCGAGGCGAGGTAGGAGCACATACAGATCCGATTAACAGCGCCGAGTCATTCATTGTGTTTAAGGATGAGAGTATGTGGCGAAGCGGTATAACACTTGAAAAACTGGAATCAGACATACGTGAAAAGATTGAAGGTTTTCCAGGCATACTTGTTAACTTCACACAACCTATTCAAATGTCGGTTGATGAACTTCTCGAAGGCGTTAAAGCTGAACTTGCCGTTAAACTTTTCGGGGAGGATTTAAAATCTTTAAAAAGTAACGCGGAAAAAATAGCCGGGGTTTTACGAACAGTTAGAGGCGCGGAAGATTTACAGGTAGACCAGGTAACCGGAAAACCGCAGCTTAAAATTACTGTCGACCGCCACGCAATCGCGCGCTACGGTTTAAATCTTGCGGATGTTCAGCAGGTTATTAAAACTGCAATCGGCGGAGAAACTTCAGGACAAATTTTCGAAGGTATTAGACGGTTCGATATTTTTGTCCGCTTAGCGCCGGAATACAGAAATAACAAAGCGGTTATTAAAGAACTACTGATAAGCACGCCGACTGGAATGGAAGTTCCGTTAAGCCAGGTTGCCGATATTGAAGAAATAGAAGGACCGCGTCAAATTACACGCGAGCAGAATCAACGTTTTATTACAATTCAATGTAATGTTGTCGGGAGAGATATCGGGGGTTTTGTTGAAGAAGCTCAGCAGGAAATTGACGCAAAGGTAAACTTACCGGTTGGTTATTACACAACCTGGGGCGGGCAGTATAAACTGCAGCAGGAAGCGAACAAACGTTTTGCAATTGTCATCCCGATTACTTTATTGATTGTATTCTTCTTGCTCTATTCCAGCTTCAATTCAATGAAGAATACCTTGCTGATATTTATAAATATCCCGCTTGCTCTTGTTGGCGGAATCATCGCGCTTTGGTTAACCGATCAAAACCTTTCAGTGCCAGCTTCAGTCGGATTTATTGCGTTATTTGGTATTGCTCTGCAGAACGGAATGGTACTCGTTACATATCTGAATCAATTGCTGCGCGAAAGAATACCAATTGATGAAGCATCGATTGAAGGTGCGAAACTTAGACTACGCCCGGTATTGATGACGGCTCTTACAACAATGCTGGGTTTAATGCCCTTGCTTATTGCAACCGGCACCGGAAGTGAAGTTCAAAGACCGCTTGCTACGGTTGTTATCGGCGGGTTGTTTACTTCTACTATACTTACGTTGATTGTTTTGCCGGCATTGTATAAGTGGTTCCCGGTTAAAGTAAGGACAGGTGAAATGTAG
- a CDS encoding helix-turn-helix domain-containing protein, which translates to MRQRKERNEVLEKLTSIEALLRKKNDKPLNFNQAADYLGFSHSYLYKLTSRKIIPCHRPTGKMLFFSKEELDEWIVTSEKEKDKSQKVETQDAETEDEEPP; encoded by the coding sequence ATGAGACAAAGGAAAGAACGAAATGAAGTGCTTGAGAAATTAACTTCAATAGAAGCACTCCTACGAAAGAAAAACGACAAACCGTTAAACTTCAACCAGGCTGCCGATTATCTCGGCTTTTCACACTCATATTTATACAAACTCACTTCAAGGAAAATAATTCCTTGTCATCGTCCTACGGGTAAGATGTTGTTTTTTTCTAAAGAGGAGTTGGATGAGTGGATCGTTACAAGTGAAAAGGAAAAAGATAAAAGTCAAAAGGTAGAGACGCAAGACGCTGAGACGGAAGATGAGGAACCACCGTAA
- a CDS encoding site-specific integrase yields the protein MEGLNNINSEMHNTGSNIDPMQMFKHFSAEDMEKIKLLAGLLGIGNHQTVKETITVEQGFSEYNHLIEFNLSKKSVATAKTAERRFLEFIPGNRALKTIERKDAENLMMKISKTAPLGCYNYLKIYRTIFNVFVDWNYISSNPFLKVKLPKRQKDEPVVFTEDQIKIVCERLTAKGKDVIADMVLFAVETGLRLDEENNLRWSDVDFRNKVITIGNKLFKTKSKKVRRIPFNERMERILLRNSNRQLEKSKILREFVFVLSNGKQYKKDTVSKTLKKVIKEARLPDELHWHCLRATAATRWASNKVPIFTVSKLLGHSSVNVTTRYYAGIDLDELRDAVNRL from the coding sequence ATGGAAGGATTAAATAACATAAATAGTGAGATGCATAATACCGGGAGCAACATAGATCCTATGCAGATGTTCAAACACTTTTCTGCTGAGGATATGGAAAAGATAAAGCTGCTTGCGGGATTGCTTGGTATTGGAAATCATCAGACTGTAAAAGAAACGATAACTGTTGAACAGGGTTTCAGTGAGTACAATCATCTTATTGAGTTTAATCTTTCAAAAAAATCTGTTGCAACTGCAAAGACCGCTGAAAGAAGATTCTTAGAATTTATTCCAGGAAACAGAGCACTCAAGACAATTGAGCGAAAAGATGCAGAAAATTTAATGATGAAGATTTCCAAGACTGCTCCGCTCGGTTGTTACAATTACCTAAAAATATATAGAACAATATTTAATGTTTTCGTGGACTGGAATTATATTTCTTCTAACCCCTTCCTAAAAGTAAAATTACCCAAAAGACAAAAAGATGAGCCGGTTGTATTCACTGAGGATCAGATAAAAATCGTCTGTGAAAGACTCACTGCAAAGGGCAAAGATGTTATTGCGGATATGGTTCTCTTTGCAGTGGAAACAGGATTAAGATTAGATGAAGAAAATAATTTGAGATGGAGCGATGTCGATTTTAGGAATAAGGTAATAACCATTGGGAATAAACTGTTCAAAACGAAATCTAAAAAAGTGAGAAGGATTCCTTTTAATGAAAGAATGGAAAGAATCTTATTAAGGAATTCGAATCGGCAACTTGAGAAGAGTAAAATTCTGAGAGAATTTGTTTTTGTACTGAGTAACGGAAAGCAATATAAAAAGGATACTGTTTCAAAAACATTAAAGAAAGTAATAAAGGAAGCAAGACTACCGGATGAACTTCACTGGCATTGTTTACGTGCAACTGCAGCTACACGATGGGCAAGTAATAAGGTTCCAATATTTACCGTTTCAAAGTTGCTCGGTCATTCTTCTGTAAATGTAACGACCCGGTATTATGCGGGAATTGATTTGGACGAACTGAGGGATGCGGTTAATAGACTATAG
- a CDS encoding TolC family protein — translation MHRVMCIVFVLFSLLSLSTNGQTSGKLTIEKAVSLAVQNNPELKTLHYEIDALGAAKIQSGLMPNPEFEVEAENILGSKDFNGFDNSEITAVLSQDILLAGKISKRVKVAETNISLAEWDYETKRIEIITDIRKAFQQALAVQLLIEKNEELIKVSKEFVVNLQKRVDAGKISPAEVSRAKIILNSLRIDLNRLKSEYENYKSELLSLIYQPDLTIDELIGELEYPVDVPSYDSLLNQLTNNPKLKRYESEYDKQTAIVNLEESKAVPDLTISVGFKRLNDAKANTFLVGASIPLLIFDRNQGAIQEAKIRVDQKQREYFSVKNRLTLQLNVLYKRLNTLIETAAQLNSESIPEAEDAFQIIKEGNLVGRFAIIDVLDAERTLFELQNQYLNIIGQIHSTQIEIEGLIAKEIN, via the coding sequence ATGCACAGAGTAATGTGTATAGTATTCGTACTGTTTAGTCTTCTGTCTTTATCTACAAACGGACAAACAAGCGGTAAATTAACTATTGAAAAAGCAGTTTCATTAGCGGTTCAGAATAATCCCGAACTAAAAACTTTACATTATGAAATCGATGCGCTTGGAGCAGCAAAGATCCAGAGCGGTTTAATGCCTAATCCCGAGTTTGAAGTTGAAGCCGAAAATATATTAGGAAGTAAAGACTTCAACGGTTTCGACAACAGTGAAATAACAGCGGTCTTGAGCCAGGATATTTTACTTGCCGGTAAAATAAGTAAACGGGTTAAAGTTGCCGAAACGAACATCTCGCTGGCTGAATGGGATTATGAAACAAAGAGAATAGAAATTATTACGGATATAAGAAAAGCTTTTCAACAAGCTTTAGCCGTACAGCTTCTGATTGAAAAAAACGAAGAACTTATAAAAGTATCGAAAGAGTTTGTTGTAAATCTGCAGAAACGGGTTGATGCCGGGAAAATTTCTCCGGCTGAGGTATCCAGGGCTAAGATAATTCTAAACTCTCTACGGATTGACTTGAACCGTTTGAAATCGGAATATGAAAATTACAAATCGGAGCTGCTCTCGCTGATTTATCAGCCGGATTTAACTATAGACGAACTCATTGGCGAACTTGAATACCCGGTTGATGTTCCGAGTTACGACTCACTCTTAAACCAGTTGACGAATAACCCGAAACTCAAGAGATATGAAAGTGAGTATGACAAACAAACCGCAATTGTAAATCTCGAAGAATCGAAGGCAGTCCCCGATTTAACAATAAGCGTTGGATTCAAAAGATTAAATGACGCAAAAGCCAACACATTTTTGGTCGGAGCATCGATACCGCTTCTTATCTTTGATAGAAATCAAGGCGCAATTCAGGAAGCAAAAATTCGCGTAGATCAAAAGCAAAGAGAATACTTTTCTGTTAAAAACAGATTAACTCTGCAGTTAAATGTTCTTTATAAAAGGTTGAACACATTAATAGAGACCGCTGCTCAGTTAAACAGCGAGTCAATCCCGGAAGCGGAAGACGCTTTCCAAATAATTAAAGAAGGAAATCTTGTAGGAAGATTTGCCATTATTGACGTGCTGGATGCCGAAAGAACATTGTTTGAGCTTCAGAATCAGTATCTGAATATTATCGGGCAAATTCATTCAACTCAAATCGAAATTGAAGGACTAATTGCAAAGGAAATAAATTAA
- a CDS encoding bifunctional DNA primase/polymerase: MSTYKKLAKNYKSRMGINVLPLKGKRPMIEWDRWQNTIQTEDDIEKMNWSGSTGLGGIQGISDWRCLDLDVVEDFEIVELILEELGLPEKYCWVVQSGSGEGFHIYIRSPHPSPLPEGEGNPFHRVGGEKAVYKFKLKKDSYCKHLELRWKNCQTALPPSMHESGGIYNFYFDNPEEPPSYVELDKVIECLEKFCVIEAQSAESKVKNTKDGRKAEKVYYDKTRLESALDYLSHNLPDGSYEEWYKIGFALVPLNEQGEKYFIEMSLKNPSYNDTELELKKKFESLVKDYDGRVTLGTIYHIAEIYGWKKPVIKFWFRENEKIKISRIRFKKFLESEGFCKYKMESNHLFVRVENNIVEEIDSVDVKEFVMNYLERMATEEFEGTSRNEIIEALIKSANQLFTQQFLEFLITRNIEFNKDTFDTGYFYFKNGFVEVSISRIDFHNYKNINKHIWKKQIIDRNFVESSRRSVFEDFLFNVCRSEVKRYEALKSAIGYLLHTYKDPSITKSIVFIDEKLSDGAFGRSGKGLVIKSISKVRNVVVEDGRNFNPSKNFAFQRVKADTNIIGFEDIREKFPFERLFSIITDGITIERKNKDEIHIGYSESPKVVISTNFSISGVDDSTMDRQFIIEFSDYYNKTHRPVHDFGKPFFGSWTDDEWSNFDNFMIGCLQLYLKKGLVTYEFVNLDKKKMIDETCQEFVEFAEDIIGIGKEYEKKELYESFKKEYEDFDKLTQSKFTRWLKVWGKVKNYEVQESKSGGKRNIRFYKKEEKEAA, from the coding sequence ATGAGTACATATAAAAAATTAGCTAAAAATTATAAAAGTAGAATGGGAATAAATGTACTGCCGCTGAAAGGCAAAAGACCAATGATTGAATGGGACAGATGGCAGAATACTATACAAACCGAAGATGATATTGAAAAGATGAATTGGAGTGGTTCTACCGGACTTGGCGGAATACAGGGCATTAGCGATTGGCGATGTCTTGATTTAGATGTTGTTGAGGATTTTGAGATTGTTGAATTGATATTAGAGGAATTGGGATTACCGGAAAAATATTGTTGGGTTGTGCAGAGCGGGAGCGGTGAAGGATTTCATATTTATATCAGGAGCCCTCACCCTAGCCCTCTCCCAGAGGGAGAGGGAAATCCTTTCCATAGAGTCGGTGGAGAAAAAGCGGTTTATAAATTTAAGTTAAAGAAAGATAGTTACTGCAAACATCTTGAATTACGGTGGAAAAACTGTCAAACAGCTTTACCTCCTTCAATGCACGAAAGTGGTGGTATTTATAATTTCTACTTTGATAACCCAGAAGAACCCCCCTCCTATGTTGAATTAGATAAAGTGATTGAGTGCCTAGAAAAGTTTTGTGTGATAGAGGCGCAAAGCGCAGAGAGCAAAGTGAAAAATACTAAAGATGGTAGAAAAGCTGAAAAGGTCTACTATGATAAAACAAGGTTGGAAAGTGCGCTTGATTATCTTTCTCATAATCTACCGGATGGAAGTTATGAAGAGTGGTATAAAATCGGTTTTGCACTAGTACCCTTGAACGAACAGGGCGAAAAGTATTTTATTGAAATGAGTCTTAAAAACCCAAGCTATAATGACACCGAACTTGAGTTGAAGAAAAAATTTGAGTCGCTTGTTAAAGATTATGATGGCAGGGTTACGCTGGGAACTATTTATCACATTGCAGAAATCTACGGCTGGAAAAAGCCGGTAATAAAATTTTGGTTTCGTGAAAATGAAAAGATAAAAATCTCGCGGATTCGATTTAAGAAATTTCTGGAAAGTGAAGGCTTCTGTAAATATAAGATGGAGTCTAATCATCTATTTGTAAGAGTTGAAAACAACATTGTTGAGGAGATTGACAGTGTTGATGTAAAAGAATTTGTGATGAACTATTTGGAGCGAATGGCAACGGAAGAATTTGAAGGTACGAGCAGAAATGAAATAATAGAGGCACTAATTAAATCTGCAAATCAACTTTTCACACAACAGTTTCTTGAATTTTTGATTACCAGGAATATTGAGTTTAATAAAGACACTTTTGATACAGGGTATTTTTATTTCAAGAATGGTTTTGTAGAAGTGAGTATAAGTAGGATTGATTTTCACAACTATAAGAATATTAATAAACACATCTGGAAGAAGCAGATTATAGATCGAAACTTTGTTGAAAGCAGTAGGCGAAGTGTATTTGAGGATTTTCTGTTTAATGTTTGCCGGAGCGAAGTTAAAAGATACGAGGCATTAAAAAGCGCAATTGGTTATTTGCTGCACACCTATAAAGATCCTTCAATAACAAAATCCATTGTTTTTATTGATGAAAAGTTAAGCGATGGCGCATTTGGCAGAAGCGGGAAAGGTCTAGTTATTAAGTCAATATCTAAGGTGAGGAATGTAGTAGTTGAAGATGGGAGAAATTTTAATCCTTCAAAGAATTTTGCTTTCCAGAGAGTTAAGGCAGATACAAACATTATTGGATTTGAAGATATTAGAGAGAAATTTCCGTTTGAAAGATTGTTCTCGATTATTACGGATGGGATTACCATTGAAAGAAAAAACAAAGATGAAATTCATATTGGTTATAGTGAATCGCCGAAAGTAGTTATATCAACAAACTTTTCGATTTCCGGAGTTGATGATTCAACAATGGACCGGCAGTTTATTATTGAGTTTTCAGATTACTACAATAAGACACATAGACCCGTGCACGATTTTGGAAAGCCTTTCTTTGGAAGTTGGACTGATGATGAATGGAGTAACTTTGATAATTTTATGATTGGATGTCTGCAGTTGTACCTTAAGAAGGGACTAGTAACTTATGAATTTGTAAATCTTGATAAGAAAAAAATGATTGATGAAACGTGTCAAGAATTCGTTGAGTTTGCGGAAGATATAATTGGAATCGGTAAAGAGTATGAGAAGAAAGAATTATATGAAAGCTTCAAGAAAGAGTATGAAGATTTCGACAAACTCACTCAAAGCAAGTTTACCAGGTGGTTGAAGGTTTGGGGTAAGGTTAAAAACTATGAGGTACAGGAAAGTAAATCCGGTGGGAAAAGGAATATTAGGTTTTATAAGAAAGAAGAAAAGGAAGCTGCATAG
- a CDS encoding efflux RND transporter periplasmic adaptor subunit encodes MEKKNKYIFLIIGIAVGVVLTLAAVTFFGKSSEDVHLEEAGHTEEAGEEHTEEELVALSDTEINELGIKLDKVGSKKLQMHTDLTGEIVPDPDKLAHIVPRFAGVVKSVYKEIGDRVKKDEVIAVIESNESLVTYEVKSSIDGVVLDLHMTPGELIGDDKHIVTVADLSSVWAELTVYQKDIDDIKLGQSAQIYFNDIENAINGKIFYISPTVDEHTRTATARVRLNNSSGYWKPGMFITGKVLTDFVEVDQAVTLNAIQNFEGQKVVFVKDGESFRPQPVTIGKTNTNYAEVLTGLNAGQTYIAEGAFVIKSELLKESFGGDDDH; translated from the coding sequence ATGGAAAAGAAAAATAAATATATATTCTTAATTATTGGTATAGCTGTTGGAGTAGTTCTAACCCTTGCGGCGGTGACATTTTTTGGTAAAAGTAGTGAAGATGTTCATTTGGAAGAAGCCGGGCATACCGAAGAAGCAGGAGAAGAACATACCGAAGAAGAACTTGTAGCTCTTTCCGATACCGAAATTAACGAACTCGGAATTAAACTTGATAAAGTCGGTTCAAAAAAATTACAGATGCATACCGATTTAACCGGCGAAATTGTACCCGACCCGGATAAACTTGCTCACATTGTTCCGAGGTTTGCCGGTGTAGTGAAAAGCGTTTATAAAGAAATTGGTGATAGAGTTAAAAAAGATGAAGTGATTGCAGTTATAGAAAGTAACGAAAGTCTTGTTACATACGAAGTTAAATCTTCAATCGACGGAGTTGTTCTCGATCTTCATATGACACCCGGAGAATTGATCGGAGACGACAAACATATTGTTACCGTTGCTGATCTAAGTTCTGTTTGGGCTGAATTGACCGTATATCAAAAAGATATTGATGATATTAAATTAGGGCAGAGCGCTCAAATTTATTTTAACGATATTGAAAATGCCATAAATGGAAAAATATTCTATATAAGTCCTACCGTAGATGAACATACCCGCACGGCAACGGCAAGAGTACGTTTGAATAATTCGTCCGGTTACTGGAAACCCGGTATGTTTATAACGGGGAAAGTACTTACCGATTTTGTTGAAGTAGATCAAGCCGTAACTCTCAACGCAATTCAAAACTTCGAAGGACAGAAAGTCGTGTTCGTAAAAGATGGTGAAAGTTTTAGACCGCAGCCGGTAACTATTGGAAAAACGAATACAAATTACGCCGAAGTGTTAACCGGTTTGAATGCCGGGCAAACTTACATTGCCGAAGGAGCTTTTGTAATTAAATCGGAATTGTTGAAAGAATCGTTCGGCGGCGATGACGATCATTAA
- a CDS encoding tyrosine-type recombinase/integrase, translating into MSRIFNPLRYIFRHSFYYALVQRGISRNAVKELMGHGNIKTTQTCPPFGGFDLIFKKKTY; encoded by the coding sequence TTGAGTAGAATTTTTAATCCTCTGCGGTACATTTTTCGTCATTCCTTTTATTACGCATTAGTTCAACGTGGTATTTCACGGAATGCAGTAAAAGAATTGATGGGTCACGGAAATATTAAAACAACTCAAACTTGTCCGCCATTTGGCGGATTTGATCTCATCTTCAAAAAGAAAACCTATTAG
- a CDS encoding P-II family nitrogen regulator translates to MKEIKAIIRPFKLDDVITALHKIEGLPGITISEIKGFGKSKAKDSEDAIREGLHDYVEKVKLELVVHNDIVDEVVDTIQRIAHTGNPGDGKIFVVEVSNTIKIRTNERGEKAI, encoded by the coding sequence ATGAAAGAAATAAAAGCAATAATAAGACCGTTCAAATTAGATGATGTAATTACAGCTTTGCATAAAATTGAAGGACTGCCCGGAATTACAATTTCTGAGATCAAAGGTTTCGGAAAATCAAAAGCTAAGGATTCCGAGGATGCAATAAGAGAAGGATTGCACGATTATGTTGAAAAAGTGAAACTGGAATTAGTTGTTCATAATGATATTGTCGATGAAGTTGTGGATACTATTCAACGAATTGCCCATACAGGCAACCCCGGCGACGGGAAAATATTTGTAGTTGAGGTGAGCAACACTATCAAGATTCGTACGAATGAAAGAGGTGAAAAGGCAATCTAA